AGCACTGGCCAAATCCCAAATTAATTGGGAATTAAACGGGCGGCGGAAGGTTCTCATCGCTAAATGAGGGGCCATAAAAGCagtatgcaaataataaaaccgAAGCCCGACATTGATTCCATCCCCATGCCCATGTCCAACCCCATTCCCATCCCCATCCATTGCCGAGAGCAATAAAATCGCATCCCGTTCCCAGGACTAAGCTTCTGCTCATTCAGCTCGACGTCCTCGCAGAATCGtaaaagaaatatgaaaagtcGGAGCCCATTTCCTTTTCTGAGCCTGCGGCATAAACTATATTTAACAATCTGTTTATATGGACTATGTTTGCCTTGCTTTATGCTCTGAAGTCAGGAAATCTGTACTTTTATGTTtgtatttcaaaaatgacATGATGAGCAGGGGTCCAAGGGTTCCACTGACCGCCGTCCACTCAAGACAAATGTCCTTTTTTTGGCCCGTGCTGGCGCTTTACTTTTTGACCAACTAGAAAATTATGTCTGATGGAAGAGGTAGAATGATGTATACCCTGGGGTGCGTTGGCCTAATCCGGGcataaaaaaattgattttttttattgcgttGGGCAAGTCAAAGGGTACGGTTGAGTGACCCAAAGATTGATGGTCTCCAAAGTTGTTGCGAACAAACATACCGTATATTTCTGAAAGATTAACATACATTCCATATAGGACTAATCGGATAATACTGAAAGAACGTTTGCTATTTAAACATGAAACCATGCCATTTAATGAGACTAAACATCTTAGGTTTTCCGCTTTGTTCCCGATGCAAGGACTTAAGATTAATTCCACAAATTCGTGTCGATGGCGATGAGGGCAAATTAGCTGGGGGATTTGTAACTTGGCCAACGAACTTCGTGTCGCAGCTAATCCGCAAATCTAGTTCCCATTTGATTAGCCAGCATATTTATCACTAAGTAGCTAAGAAGTAGTTTGTCTAGGCCCATTTCCATTCTATGCCACCCTCACAAAACTCGAAATGTTCTCTCATTGTTATGCGTGCTATGcacaatttttgtgtttgtgttatTGTTTGTGTATGACACTTGGAAAAATGACTATGCTAGTCataaaagctaaataaaaactgatataatttttgtatttgatgGAAGATAGACAGTCCACATTAAACGTACctaaattcatttattttatggtGTTGTTTAAGTGTCATGATGACTAGACGACACTTATCTCATTAGGAAGACTTGGTGGgtatcatttttatttctataaAAGACTAAGagttttttccagtgcagtGTATCTGCGAGTGGATGACTGCTGGTCGAGCACATGCGTGCGATTTATTTGCTGTCaccacaaacacaaacattcGGCCGAGATAGACGCACATACATTTGTATGTACATCCAGTAACAATGACTTTTGCACCCTGGGCCAACACTTGGAGCCACAAATTAACCCAAGCACGTAGCCCGCTTAGGCGGCCTAATCAAATAGAAGCGCCCAaatcaaacaacaacaactggcggaggagcagccacACGAAGAGCTAAGTAAATATATGGCCTTCACACCCACAAATTGGCAGGAGTGCGACTTTCAGCGGCTAAAAGCGATGGAAGACCTGGTCTGAACTCGCTAACTAAATTGATTCGCCACGCATTCGTAGCCGGGCTGATTAATCCCTTTGCCAGACAACGTGTTGagatcaaaaataaaatattattaggaTCTTAATAAGATAATATAATAAGACAgcaagttttaaatttattttgaaattgaGTGGAAACAAACCTAAACCTCGTAGGAGTTACTTATATTATGCATGTCACAATGTCAAGCtgttgatcctgatcaagtgTAGGTACTTAATATTGAGTTAATTTGTATCTTCAAGGAACCTTAAATGCCCATTTGCTCTACGAGTTGCCGGATATAAATTTTAAGCCTAGCGATCAATTAAACTGAAATGTTATTGCGCTTAACAGTGGTTGGTTAACAGCGGCTCAAAGTCTGTCAATTAACATTATGCATGAGTGCACTGCTTTATCGACCCGCTTTCTTCGCTTGCCGGTGATTAGGTTgctgtttcttttcttttcgcaCTCCGCCCACACTTAAGTGTGCCACACCAGCAGGTGGTTGTGGGTTGTTCTGGGCGGTGGGTGGCTGTAGGTGGGAGGTCGTATTAATTAGACCCCCCGCCAGTCCGATTTCCCCGCTGATCTCGTACAGAGCCGCTGAGTGCTCCGTAAATTGAGTGGCTCCGTATGACGAGTGGAATTTGCGTTGGCTGCTTTTGTTGCCCGCTTTTTGTTACTGTTGCTTTGTTGCTGCTTATGCCTTCGCCTTGGCTTTGAGTGGCTGCCACTTGAGTGGCGCTAAAGTCGTGGAAAATGAGCCATCAACAGCTGCCGCCCCGGGTCTTCTGTTTGCTTGGCCGAAAGGAAAACACTCAGCACAGGCGGAAAAATTACTAACTAAAGAAATAGTAATATGGAGATTCAATAAAGgtttttaaagaaatgtataaatatacaCTTCTTAAATGTTTCTTCTAATCAGTTAGGTCCGTTTAGTCCACATTGTTATTTATGCAACAcgattttttctcagtgcatacAGGCAACAGGCGAGCAGTTGTTGACATTCTTCTTAGCCTGGCTGTTGACTAGACGCCCCAGCACGTGCTGTCGCTCGGTCACATCGGTTTGTCGCCTTGCCGTGCCTGTTAGAGCGGGACAGAGCAACGCGAGCGGGACGCAGCTGagcatgcatattttatgggCTCGCTCCCGCTCCCGCTGCCCACAATCCTCCGGGAGGCAGGAGGATGATGCCACGGAGCCACAACATCATTACAAACAGCCCGGCACCGGGTTTACTTTGCTGTTTCGCATGTCGTTCgcttcatttatttatgcacaaATATCCCACAGAAGGTGCAGCTGGTGAGGCAGCCACAGGGCCACAGCGACAGAGGCAACATCAACGgtagcagcaacatcaacggtagcagcaacagcaggagcaacctcacagcaacagcaacagctggAAATCTTCAATTCAATCAGTTTAAATCTCTCCGCTGAGTGCccagaaaatgggaattttcCCGATTTGGCTGTCTCATTTCAGCACTATAATATGACAGCGGGAATGCAGCTTATACATATTAATATATGTGCGAGTGTAAGggatattttaaattaagttaataTGTTATGTTAATATCAAACTGATGTGCAtggaggtttttttttatttcgtttgcgTACATTTATGCCAGGAATATACAATAATAGCAGTTTAAATCAAAAATGGATTCCATTTTCGCActtcatttaattaagttggtttattttaataaaatacattgaataagctttaaaaaatgttctttCCTCAAAGAGGAGATTTTATTGTGCAAGCTCTAGCTACTTCTTCAATTAGGAATTATGTGCTAGTTGCTtacaattttacaaaataCCATTTATTTCTAGAAAGTCAAATGAATCCTTGTTAAATTTCAGCTAGCTGATTTTCCTATTTCCAACCACCCACACAGATAAGTTTACAAACGGAaagcccccaaaaaaaaacatgtttaTGTGCTCGAACTTTGTCGTGACTGAAATACCAATGAAAAAGTTTTCGATGCCGGCTTTAAATTGTGCTTAAgtgtaatttttgtatattttattgcacTGAAATGATTACTTAGATCTAAGGGTTCTCTCTTTATTTTACGTTGTACTCTTACGCACTAAAAACAGTGACGACAAATCAGACCCAGGATTGCGTTTTTCTTGCTTTGTGttctgtgttgtttttttttcggccttTTCTGGCCAAGCTGGCTCGTATTTtggtttatttccatcttaatCTGCGtaaattgtatttcatttgatttcattttccccGCTGAGTTGGGCGGAGTGGGCGGCGTATGTGGTTGGGTGGTCTGTGCCCGAACTCAGACAAAGGGATGCCGCGTGCGCCGCTTGGCCTTGATGGGGTACTCGTAGCCCTCGAAATCGTCATCCTGGTCGTcgtcgtggtggtggtgatggtgatggctGCGGCTGCTGTGGTGCTTCTTCGGCTCGTGGTGGTGCTCCTTGACCGGCACCGGAATGGGCAGCGGAACCTTCTTAATGACCGTCTTCGTGTGTACATGTGTGTGGTGCTTCACCGGCACGTGTATTCGGATCCTGTAAATGGTCGAATGGCCCATGAACATGGTAACACAGCAAACAAATAAAGGAGCACTCTATCAACTGCACGCAGAACAATCGGTGTTAGAAAATTTGGTTAATATTTACAGaaactatattttatatatattgtatatgtacGTTTTTAGTGCATAGAAACAAACTGGAAAAGTAAGTAATACTTTTGTAATCAAAAAGTGTGGTTTTTATAGTTACTAGCGATTTTGTTATCATTTACTATTTTCAGTGTGCTCGTTaggtgggggcgtggcagtgggcAGGGACTTACTTCAGCTTGTCGCTTGATGGATGGCCGCCTGCCAGTGCGAACATCATGCAAGTGATGAACAGAAAGCTTAATGCCTGCAAGGGAAACAAGTATAAAGATTACGATTCGTATGCCAACGTAAGGAAGAGGTTAtcgcccccccccctctgTCCCCAAAACAGCTCATAAACAGCCGAACAATACAATTAGCATAATAACACGCATCCGAGGACCTCATCGTCCTGGggttattattattgacaGGCCAGCCAACGATGATGGGACCGCCTTCATCTGCAGATAGATTCTGATGTGGGCGTAACAGAAGCTGTCAGCCGCACAGGAAGCACACTTTTGGCCCGGTCAACTCCAATTTGGGCCAGACGGAAATACATAGAAGAGCATTTGGCCGCTACTCACTGGGTGGTAAATTGTCCCTAACTCGGGCAGCATTATCTTAGAAGCTCAAAACCCTTAAGTCAAATTTATCCTACTGATGGCTCAATTTGGGAGAaagacatttaaaaaaaaacctatttaaaataagcaagcagtaatttaaatgatttttacaAAACGAAgtaatgtatatttttctAGAAACTTGGTACACTCTTTAAACACGAAATGAAAACCAGATCTTAAAGCACATTTTATGCCCATGATGAAATCTTTATCTTTGGCACAAAGTTCAACTAGGCCTTTTGTTTAATCTGCTTATCACTTTATGGGGGAActaatatttttgtaattttccgGCTTTTCACAATCACAATATAAATGCCTTTcactttgttgctgctccCTTTGCTATTGTGCAAATGTGACGACTTTCCCTTTGTTGCACATTTTCGTTCAATTAACCGTTTATGGCCAACTTGAGAGTTCTTTTCATGTTTCGACATTTGTGGCtcataaaaaaacaaattaagtttttgtggttatttgcattttattttgcgCTTTGTTTTATTCATTTCCCGCGCGATTGGAGTCAATGAATTCGTTGCGAAATGAAAGcgttttatttgcatattttcgtGCATTAACGCGTACTTTCTAAGCTGgatttactttaaatatttattttgtttcattttttacttATTGCAAGCCAACACAAATATGGTGAGTTTTTTTTGGAATGTTTACGCGCGTTTGTTGCCCGCCTCTTCATTGTGTTTATTCGTTTTCAAATTGTAATTAACACTTACTCCTTGGGGCAAATGCAttgtttttcttgtgtgtgtttgtgtaatttttttttttttttaatatattttttcgaCGCTGTTTAATTGGATTAAGAGTGCGGATTTTGTTAAACCATCGACGACGGGCGTAGAAATGGAATTGCTCTGGGACCCACCGCCTGCATCCGCTTAAATATGAGCCaaaaagcgaagaaaaaaGTTATGAGCTACAGTGAAACGTGCCACAGACGGCAGCGCCACTTGCGGCAACAGTGCGGCGACGGTGACGGTGGCGGTGACACGAAGTCGCTGAGTTGGAAACgaagtaaaaaacaaaaaacaaaaacataatcAAGTCGGCCCAAGGAGCCGGCGGAGGGGCAGCGGAAGTGGCCAGTCGACTTGCTTCAGCTCGGACTGGGCTTCGAACTCGGACTCGGACTTGTGGCCGTGTTAACTGCTGCTTGCCATCACTCGGATCTGGTCGACTGGCCAAGTGCGCTGCTATAAGTCATTtcttaacaataaatttatataatagtGCTTAGAAGGTTGCAAAAATGCATCTTAAATTCGCTAGTACGAAGGATTCATTTCggaaaagtttattttaataaacacGACTCAGATATAACTTTGAAAGCTACTAGGAATGTATAGCTTCCCACTTGCCACTTAATTGGCTTGCTACCAATTTGCAGTACTATATAACCCGAAAATTGGCTTGGTGTAGGGTGTCCAGTCATCCTGGCATGATAGTGAAAACACATGCCGCAAACAAACCGTagcaaagccaaagccaaagcctgAGCGAACCCAAAGTAACCAGCAAAGTCAGGCGCCAGCAGCAATCCAGAAACTGAGGCTCAAAGCCACAAGCTTTGTTAAGCCCGACCGTATCGTACCGTATGTccccctctcgctcgcacccaTTGTGCCGGACGCTGGAAAAGCCGACGAACATGAAGACACTTTTCCGAGCCCGAGTGCAAGTGAGATGGAGCAGCGTGTAATTGAAGCCAGTGCCTGAGTTAAACGCAGCGATTATGTCGGTCTGTCCGCCTCCAGCGCTCGGAAacggggggcgtggctgggggAGGAGGTGCTGGCGCCGGCAGCaggttgcagttgcagttgcagtttcgGCTTTCAGTTGCTGTTACACCCgctgtggcagtggcaagGATTTGGCCAGCTTCCTGGTTAGGCATTTCGACTGGCATTCGTTTGTCGCAAATTGAGTTGTGCGCTAAAATATGTCGTCGTGTCAACTGCACTCCCACTAAGAGAAAAGTATCGCAACTAGTTTTGAACTAGCTagtttaaaattcaaaatattattagcgtgattaaaacaatttattagGTTAGGGAAGGCTCATCTAGTTTATTAATGTTCATCTAGTTAATAAAGTTTCAGATCCACATGctatgttgcatacttttttgaTCATTTATTGATTGTTTAGTTAATCTTATCAATGGATCAGCTTTACGACTTGTGTACTATCCATCCcgaaaagaaatcaaattaCTTGTAGTATTTAAATTGTAATGGTTAACCTAGTGGTTCTACGACTATATTGATTGTTGATAGTCTGATTGCTTATATTTTGACAGTAAATTAATGCCAATTTGTAGCAGTGTTCCTGCACCCGCATCGCCCTGCATTTGATTGCAATTTGAATGTGCAACGCGATGGCAATTCATTTGATTGGCCATTCTGGCCGCTGGGTCTGCGTGGAAGGTACTGGTGGTATCGAGGCTACACGAATGTAATGCAGGAAGCGCTCCATTTCGGCCATTTCTACCGTTTCAACCATTTCGACCATTTCTACCAGCTAATCAACTGGTTTCACTGGCACGCCGCGGCGATTGCATAACAATGACAAATCCAGACCGGCACGACACTTGGTCATTGTCTTCGCCCCGTTGGAGACGGTCTCATCTAACTAGTTTTGATTTTCTGGCCGTTTTTTTCAGCGCTGTTCCGCCTGATATGATATAACTATGATACATCCACGGCCACTTATTGGTCTGCAATTGCTGGCGAGGAGTAAAAGTTTTCTCCTCACGGGGTTCCATCGCCAGAAGTTGGGCAATTAACAGGCGCATTTTGATGATATAATCATAAAAGCAAGCGATTTGATCGGGGCATTTGGCCGGTTCGGACCACTTTTCCAGCATGATCGCGCAATTGCGAAAAAGTGTCAAAATTAATTGCACACAAGGTGGTGGCTCGATTCGATGCGGTGGCTGACTGGCACCGGGCTATTAGCATCACATTTGCGATGAAAGTGGCAACATcaaaatagctaaaaatacATTCCTGTTAATAGAGGCTAGAAAATGTGTCGAACAAATGTGGTGCTTGTGCTTGAAATATTGACAGTTTCAAGCATTTTCAATGATAGCTTATTTTAAAGTTCATACAatgcaaatttgtaaacatATATGTTCTATATatcattattatattattctattatatatgtatctataccTATAACACGTTTCATCTGTGTTCTTTCGATAAGAAAAACCTATAGAATCCTTTAGTTAGCTGTGAATAAATGCTACCATAAAATACCTTATTTAAAacacttatttttttatacGCACAGAAATGCAGCACAAGGCCGTCGGAATGGCACACTGTACACTTCGTCAAAAGATTAATATTGAAGATGGCCAACGGCGTTGATGCCAATGCAAACGAAAGTGCCGATGCCAAATTTGCTTAACCTGTTGTGCTTACGGCCTTTCACTGCCGAATGGCCTGGCAAGGATTATCCAACCGAAAGCCAACCAAAAGCCCCGGAAACCGATACATCAGGCCGTTGTCTCCCCGTCCGCCAGCCACTTCCTTTAGCAATAAATTTTCACTTAACTATGTCGATCATCGCCGCATATGCGAATGtaagcaacatgcaacattcATGTGCAACAGCGCAACCCCTCGActtgccaccaccaccaccaccccaaTCCGGTGGGAGGGTTTCGGGTGGCTTGTGTGTGACACAATTTTCCAGTTTACCAGTTACGCCTCGTAAGTTTAATTGACGGAAGCGCGTTAAAATTGCAGAGCCAAACCAAAGCTGAATAAAAAACATTGGTTGcgaaaaatcgaaatgaaaacaaagtgaaaatgtgtgtatgtattatGCATTTGCATACTCCAGCCGCCGGTGTTTCGCGCTTCATTTACCCATATGTAATTGATGACCATATTAAAGAGCACGATACTAAAGTTTGGTTTGACCAGACCAGAAAGTGAATAAAATTTCGTATCTTTAAAATCGGGCTGACACAATGCAGTTCGCTCGCTTTTCCTTAAGCAAATCATTACCAGTTTTTATCATTTGCCTTTACTTAGcgtcaattactaatttcgaTAGTAGTTTTTAAGACGTTTGGGTGTATAATTGTTACTGTAACTTACTGTAATGTAGTGCAAGCAATGCGTATACGAGCATGCGAAAGTGGCCATAAATCTAGTTCTGACCACAAGTGTACGTGTGCGTTGTTTCGAGTGGGGGCTAGTGGGGCAAAAGTTTTGCGTTGGCTAAAACATGGATTTGCCTTTAACGGGGCGCGCAGGTGTCGTTGTGGTTGTTGCCACTCTGTTATTTCGCATTGAAAAGCAGCATACAAGATTCTCTTCGACTTTTGTATGCAGCACGTTTTTATGGCCTCCGAGACTGAAACTGTCGATTCAACGGCAAAAGGGGCGCTCGAATTTATGGCCATCAAAAGCGAGTTAGACGATTGAGTATTCGGATTGCCACAGAAGTTTGCTGAACTCAGCAGAAATCGAGCTTACATGCGTACTCAAACGCAATGTTTGGCCTTCTGGAGACATTTTGGCCTGCCCAGCGGGTTGGCCATCAAATGACTCATGATCGCATACACTTGACTGCAATCGACCTAAATAACATGGGAACTGTTGTTCCCATTCATGTGGAGAACTCAGTTTGTTTTACGATTATATTCACTTTGATTTACTCAACTTCGGATTACTTAACATAAGGATTTATGCAGACTTCTTGGGTTTCAGAAGTTAACCTAAATTGCTTTTAAGGTCTCGAATATGTCGAATTTGTTTAGCGCGTTCTTTAATCAGGAGtaatattataaatgtttaatgCCTTAAGCACACATTGTATGTTCTTTATTTTTCCGCGTAGATACTTACCTTAGTAGTTCGTAAGATTTtgtttcacttataaataccCAACTTATAATGGATCAGCCAGTCAACTTCCGTGCGAAAATCTCGCACATTTCCTGTCTCCGGTGGCCGATGTCTGCACTTCCCATCCAAAATGATTGACGTTTTATTAATGTGGAttataaatgcaaaatgcagctTTAAACAATGCCGTTGGCcaattaatacaatttttaattggaaaatcgACGTAATAAAGGCCATTTAATGACGGCTCGCCCCTGATTCGCAACCCATCTCAATTTCCAAGTAAGTAAAAgcttttgaaaatgttttctttatgattttcttttgttttctttttcggtttgctgttgttgttgttttttttttgttttgttttgtataattcagattacattttattgttaaGAATGAATTGAATTATTTCTGCTCTTTTCCGCATCTCTGCATCTTCAACTGCGGCTTGAACGGCTTTTCCAGCACTTTGTTCTCGGTTaattttgttggttggtttcACCATTAGATGCTTGCCTTTTTCTGGTTTCTGTGttgaatcataataatcgtAATAATCATAATGAAGTAtgacataatatatataatctgTTCCATATATATGCGTGTATATGTATCGagattcatatatatatatatatatatgtcttTAAATGtctgtgtatatataattcaatttacctaaaaacaatttacaaatatataaaaacgaaTTCACCTAGTAAACTAAAGCTACatgcgtgtgtgagtgttgtgtgttgtgttttgtgAATGTGTGATAGTTTATAAAAAATGATTTCCTCTCCATTTTATGCACGTGGTAAAATATCGCTTATTCCTGTTCGATAGCTGATGCCTAGtctgtttttgtgttttttttattttcgatttATGCAACATTCGTGTGCCTCCGcctttatttgtttacaacCGATCCACATACACAAATAATATATCGGTTTATCTGTTcatttcggttttatttatgttCGTGCCCTGGCATTAAAAAACTGAATAgttttgtttgaaattaaacATGCTCGGAGTCTAGCTCgctgaaatatataaataacaaagTTTGCGGACCAGttatattactcatacgccacgtttGTCGGTCAGGAAATTCAAAGGGGAGATGAAAGGAGTACGAAACATACAGACAGTACAGTGGTTATTAGGTGAAGAGTACGTTTTTTGTATAAAATcggaaatatttcaaataaatctAAGTCGTTTATAGAAATGGTTGCACTTGATGTTTGAAAGTTATTATCTACAAACCCTTGCTATTCGGAATAAGTTCAGtcaaacttttcaatttacatattaaattaaaatttgaaaattatgaTCCATTCAAGCGAGTATCCACTGTACTCTTGTCAGTTGCTATTTCTTATTGCTTTTTTCCCACCGAATAAATG
The sequence above is drawn from the Drosophila melanogaster chromosome 2R genome and encodes:
- the CG34221 gene encoding uncharacterized protein, isoform C; protein product: MHLPQGALSFLFITCMMFALAGGHPSSDKLKIRIHVPVKHHTHVHTKTVIKKVPLPIPVPVKEHHHEPKKHHSSRSHHHHHHHDDDQDDDFEGYEYPIKAKRRTRHPFV